In Rattus rattus isolate New Zealand chromosome 9, Rrattus_CSIRO_v1, whole genome shotgun sequence, a genomic segment contains:
- the LOC116910507 gene encoding C-C motif chemokine 12-like isoform X1, giving the protein MKISTLLCLLLIAAAISPQVLAGSDSVFTPGTCCYNVIKQKIHIRRLKSYRRITSSQCPLEAVIFRTVLNKELCADPKEKWVKDSINHLDQKSRTQHP; this is encoded by the exons ATGAAGATCTCCACCCTTCTTTGCCTTCTGCTCATAGCTGCCGCCATCAGCCCACAGGTGTTGGCTGGATCAG ATTCAGTGTTCACCCCAGGCACCTGCTGTTATAATGTCATTAAGCAGAAGATCCACATTCGGAGGCTAAAGAGCTACAGGAGAATCACAAGCAGCCAGTGTCCCCTGGAAGCTGTGAT CTTCAGAACTGTACTGAATAAGGAGCTCTGTGCTGACCCCAAGGAGAAGTGGGTTAAGGACTCCATAAACCACTTGGATCAGAAGTCTCGAACTCAGCATCCTTGA
- the LOC116910507 gene encoding C-C motif chemokine 12-like isoform X2: MKISTLLCLLLIAAAISPQVLAGSVFTPGTCCYNVIKQKIHIRRLKSYRRITSSQCPLEAVIFRTVLNKELCADPKEKWVKDSINHLDQKSRTQHP; the protein is encoded by the exons ATGAAGATCTCCACCCTTCTTTGCCTTCTGCTCATAGCTGCCGCCATCAGCCCACAGGTGTTGGCTGGATCAG TGTTCACCCCAGGCACCTGCTGTTATAATGTCATTAAGCAGAAGATCCACATTCGGAGGCTAAAGAGCTACAGGAGAATCACAAGCAGCCAGTGTCCCCTGGAAGCTGTGAT CTTCAGAACTGTACTGAATAAGGAGCTCTGTGCTGACCCCAAGGAGAAGTGGGTTAAGGACTCCATAAACCACTTGGATCAGAAGTCTCGAACTCAGCATCCTTGA